In Carassius gibelio isolate Cgi1373 ecotype wild population from Czech Republic chromosome B13, carGib1.2-hapl.c, whole genome shotgun sequence, one genomic interval encodes:
- the eif3s6ip gene encoding eukaryotic translation initiation factor 3 subunit L: MDDEEYDPYNTPSDYDHHTGDPKADLAYERQYEHQQTYHVIPEVIKNFLQYFHKTVSNLIDEKVYELQANRVSSESIEQKIYEIQEVYENSWNKLTERFFKTSPWPEAEAIASLVGNDAVFLILYKELYYRHIYAKVSGGPTLDQRFESYYNYCNLFNYILNADGPAPLELPNQWLWDIIDEFIYQFQSFSQYRCKTAQKSEEEIEFLRNNPKIWNVHSVLNVLHSLVDKSNINGQLEVYTSGGDPESVAGEYGRHSLYKMLGYFSLVGLLRLHSLLGDYYQAIKVLENIELNKKSMYSRVPECQITTYYYVGFAYLMMRRYQDAIRVFANILLYIQRTRNMFQRTTYKYEMINKQNEQMHGLLAIALTMYPMRIDESIHTQLREKYGDKMLRMQKGDLQVFEELFSFACPKFLSPVVPNYDNVHPNYHKEPFQQQLKVFAEEVQQQAQLSTIRSFLKLYTTMPVAKLAGFLDMSEQEFRIQLLVFKHKMKNLVWTSGVSALDGEFQSASEVDFYIDKDMIHIADTKVARRYGDFFIRQIHKFEELNRTLKKMPLTGASSSSSTSTSRAT, translated from the exons ATGGACGACGAAGAG TATGACCCTTATAACACTCCCAGTGATTATGACCATCACACCG GTGACCCTAAAGCTGATCTGGCGTATGAACGTCAGTACGAGCACCAGCAGACGTATCATGTGATCCCTGAGGTCATCAAGAACTTCCTGCAGTATTTTCATAAGACCGTCTCAAACCTGATCGATGAGAAGGTTTACGAGCTGCAGGCCAACCGCGTGTCCAGCGAGAGCATTGAGCAGAAGATCTACGAGATCCAGGAAGTGTATGAGAACAG CTGGAACAAGCTGACCGAGCGCTTCTTTAAGACTTCACCATGGCCGGAGGCAGAGGCCATCGCTTCCCTGGTTGGCAACG ATGCGGTTTTCTTGATCCTCTACAAGGAGCTTTATTACAGGCACATCTACGCCAAAGTCAGC GGAGGTCCAACTCTTGACCAGAGATTTGAGTCCTACTACAATTACTGCAACCTCTTCAACTACATCCTCA ATGCTGATGGACCAGCACCTCTGGAGCTTCCTAACCAGTGGTTATGGGACATAATTGATGAGTTCATTTACCAG TTCCAGTCGTTCAGTCAGTATCGCTGTAAGACGGCCCAGAAGTCAGAGGAGGAGATCGAGTTCCTGAGGAACAATCCCAAGATCTGGAACGTTCACAGCGTGCTGAATGTCCTTCACTCTCTGGTGGACAAGAGCAACATCAACGGTCAGCTGGAGGTGTACACCAGCGGAG GTGACCCAGAGTCCGTGGCTGGAGAATACGGCCGTCACTCTCTCTATAAGATGTTGGGTTATTTCAGTCTGGTGGGATTGCTGAGGCTTCACTCTCTGCTGGGCGATTACTATCAGGCCATCAAAGTCCTGGAGAACATCGAGCTCAACAAGAAG agCATGTATTCACGTGTGCCCGAGTGTCAGATCACCACATATTATTATGTGGGTTTCGCGTATCTGATGATGAGACGCTATCAGGACGCCATTCGTGTCTTCGCTAACATCCTGTTGTACATCCAGAGGACCAGAAACATGTTCCAGAGAACCACCTACAAGTATGAGATG ATTAATAAACAGAACGAGCAGATGCACGGTCTGCTGGCCATCGCTCTCACTATGTACCCCATGCGCATCGATGAGAGCATCCACACACAGCTGCGCGAGAAATACGGAGACAAGATGCTCCGCATGCAGAAAgg AGATCTTCAGGTGTTCGAGGAGTTGTTCAGCTTCGCCTGCCCCAAGTTTCTGTCACCCGTAGTTCCAAACTATGATAATGTTCATCCTAATTACCACAAAGAACCATTCCAGCAGCAGCTGAAGGTGTTTGCAGAGGAGGTTCAGCAGCAGGCGCAGCTCTCCACCATCCGCAG TTTCCTGAAGCTCTACACCACCATGCCTGTGGCCAAACTGGCTGGATTCCTGGACATGTCCGAGCAGGAGTTTCGCATCCAGCTTCTGGTCTTCAAACACAAGATGAAGAACCTGGTGTGGACCAGCGGCGTCTCTGCTCTGGATGGAGAATTTCAATCTGCCTCTGAGGTCGACTTCTACATTGacaag GATATGATCCATATTGCAGACACCAAGGTTGCCCGTCGATATGGAGATTTCTTCATCCGACAGATCCACAAGTTTGAGGAG CTTAACCGAACGCTGAAGAAAATGCCTCTGACTGGTGCCTCCTCTAGTTCGAGTACCTCCACATCACGTGCCACATAA